One part of the Desulfonema ishimotonii genome encodes these proteins:
- a CDS encoding Nif3-like dinuclear metal center hexameric protein → MTVADIIQIMEEMAPARLAEDWDNVGLQVGRKDGPVRKIRVALDPLPEVVSAACQGDADLLITHHPLIFRPLRTVDFNTPSGSVIRMAARHHLAIFSAHTNLDSVRGGINDVLALKIGMDHSDVLADEAEPGSGEGIGRIGALSEPTTLSALASELRARLRLKAVKYAGPADLSVTTAALCSGSGGGLMGRFLSSDAQVYISGDFRYHEARDAEMAGRGLIDIGHFASEHLMVTVLADRLRERLKQSGINAAVEACTLERDPFTFL, encoded by the coding sequence GTGACCGTCGCTGATATTATTCAGATCATGGAGGAAATGGCGCCTGCCCGACTGGCAGAAGACTGGGATAATGTCGGTCTTCAGGTCGGCCGGAAAGACGGACCGGTCCGAAAGATCCGGGTTGCCCTCGATCCGCTGCCGGAGGTCGTTTCTGCGGCATGTCAGGGAGATGCCGACCTGCTGATTACCCACCATCCGCTGATCTTCAGACCCCTCAGAACCGTTGATTTCAACACGCCTTCCGGTTCCGTTATCCGGATGGCGGCCCGCCATCATCTGGCGATTTTCTCCGCGCATACCAATCTGGACAGTGTCCGGGGCGGCATCAACGATGTGCTGGCCCTGAAAATCGGTATGGACCATTCGGATGTCCTGGCAGATGAGGCTGAACCGGGGAGCGGTGAGGGGATCGGGCGTATCGGAGCGCTTTCTGAGCCAACGACGCTCAGTGCCCTCGCGTCGGAACTCAGAGCGCGGCTCCGGCTGAAGGCTGTGAAATACGCCGGCCCGGCAGATCTGAGTGTGACAACGGCGGCACTCTGTTCGGGCAGTGGCGGCGGACTGATGGGCCGCTTCCTGTCATCGGATGCCCAGGTTTACATCAGCGGGGATTTTCGGTATCATGAGGCCCGTGATGCTGAGATGGCGGGCCGGGGACTTATCGATATCGGACATTTTGCTTCAGAGCATCTCATGGTGACCGTGCTGGCAGACCGGCTCCGGGAGCGCCTGAAACAAAGCGGCATCAATGCTGCTGTTGAGGCCTGCACTCTTGAGCGGGATCCGTTTACTTTTTTATAG